The genomic window TCATAATAGTGACCAGTGAGTGTGAGAGATGAGATCAGAACCCAGGTCCGCCTAACTCCTGACCCTGCAGCTGTAGCCACTGTAGAATACCCAGAAGGCAGAGCTGGAGAGAGCCCAGTAGCCAAAGAAGCCCCACCTTTGGCTCCTGACAAGTGGTGGTCCAttctcagagaggaaaaaaaaatttccccaagatCTTATGCAGAAAGTTAGACAAAGCTATTGGGACAAGAAGATAAGGTTCCTGTCACTCCCAGCCCCTGAACCAGCCTGTGACTATCTAAAGGGGCAGGTGGAAAGGAGAATGGGAAACTTGTCATTCTTGTCGTCCAGAGCCTGTTTCTGCATCTGCCTCCACCTTTCTGGGCCTCTTTCTGTTATTCGTGGCCCCTCTCtatctcactttcttcatttgcCATTCTGTCTCAATCTCTCCTTGCCACATGGCCTCCACATTGGCAATGACCACAAGTGCCAAAGTCTATCTGAATCCCCGCTCTGGTGGCTGCCTGATTCTGGTTGTGTGTGAACCTGCCTCCTGCCACCGCCACAGTGACCTGTGAGTCTTGCCTCTGGAAATCTGAGAGTGGCCATCTAATTTCTGCTAGTGAAGTCTACTTTCCAATATTTGGGGGTTCCCTCAGAGATGCATAACATCCTCAGCCCGTCTGCTCCATTTTCATCGGCTACTGGGGCAGTACCTCCTGCATCTTGATCAGGAAGGAGTCAATGAAGTTCCGGGGGGCATTAGGGTCCAGGGTGGCCTGGTTCTGCCGGACCTTCTCAGTGATGAAGTCCTCCAGTCCTTTCAGGTCCTTGAATGCTTGCTGCTGAGGTCCTGGCAGATGCTTCATCACCCCATAGAACATCTCATAAAGCTGGAGGAGTGCACAAGATAAGACATGGAGAACAGGGCCTTGGGGAGGGTGACTGAGGGGTGTGGGGAGTaataatcatgaaaaataaaagtatagaaTAGGGAACGGGGGACATAATGGAGAATGGGTGGTCAAGATAGGGTATAGTGCCAGTCTGGGAACAGGGGGTCTGAATGAGGAATATGGTACAGGAGATAGAAGACAGAAATGATAACTGAGGAGtaggagaggagagatagagCTGGGGGAGAGAGGTTCTTGGGGGTCACCTGTCCCATGGATGTGGCTGTGAACTGGAAGCTCCCCAACATCATACGCAACAGCGACAGGAACTGTTTGTCCTCATATTCAAATCGATCACCAAAGACGATGGAGCTGATGACGTTGGAGACTGTGCGGCTCAGGAAGAAGGTGGGATCGATGGCTTCCCCTGTAGCCCAGCCAGgtcgacagagacagagataaggaagCACAGAGGtagaaagatgaaagagaataaaggcagagaagtcaaggaggcAAAGAGgaagcagaggggaaaaaaaccagaggcccacagagagatagaggtggtttttgagagagacagagataaagttGAAAAAGAGAAGTGATGATATGAATTTATGGGGAGGGGATCCATAGAGATAGTGGATAGAGAtatagaaggagaaaggagggagggggaaagtagagcagggagagagagacagagagagacagaggcagagagacagacacagagacacagagacacagaaatggagatagagagacacagaaaggcagagagatagtgacagagacacaaagaaagacagagagggagtagggaaggatggagagagagaagaagggagagagggaaggaaagagatagagacagagactgagtTTTTGGCACTCACATTTTCTTCCAAAGGATATCATCATCCCCATCTTCAGATGTCATGAAACAGGAAGATTAGATGCTACAACACAGTTAccacctctcttcttccttttcctccttttccttctctccctccctccctccccctctctgtctccatgtctctgtctgtctctctgtttctcttttatctgtatctctctgtatctatttctatctgtctctgtgtgtctctctgtctctgtctctctgtttctcttgtctctgtatctctgtttttatctgtcaatctgtctctttgtgtctctctgtctctatgactctgtgtctctctctctctatctttctcatcAACCTCCACTTGGACTTAATGGTTGCCTGGAGACCTGGAATTAAATGAAAGTGACCCCTGGAGAGGGGAACTGACTGGCTCAGGTAACAAGTGATAGAGCTGCGATCCATGCCCAAGTGCTCTTTCCTTGACATCAGGCTGCCTCCCTTTATCTAGTGTGTCtcctggaagggacctttgaggccAACTAGTCCAAAACCTATTAAAAAGATAGCCCGCCTATGTAGAATGTAGAACAGCCTTGTGATAGAGCATGGATCTGAAGTCTGTTCAGTTATTTCTGTCTgactttgtgatcccttttggaattttcttggcagagatacccatttgccagttccttctcccaGTCATTTTCCTGATaatgaaatggaggcaaatagggttaagtaccTTGCCTAGAACACAGTAAGTGattgaggcagatttgaactcatgaagctgAGCCTTCTGGTATCAAGtccagtgctgtatccactgcaccacctggctatCAACTGAAGTCCTGAAggcctgagtccaaatctgacctcagacactgacttGTTATGTAACCACGGACAAGGTACtccacctctgcctcagttttctcatctttaaaacagGGGTAATAAAAGGGCCTGTTTCTTTAGGGTTcttgtgaaaatcaaaggagaaaatagcaAGTACTTTAGAAGCCTTAATGTGTTACATATGAAGTTTCCattatctttatttgtaaaaatccaACCTTTCTCTTTTTAGAGGGAAGAATAAACTCAAAGTCAGGGTGAGAAAGatacttgtttaaggtcacacagtgagtGAAGGGCAAAGTTAAAGCTCTAATCTGAGTCTTCTGGATCACAGGAAGGGTCAGTCTCTGAATCCAGACACCAAGAATTatacaatcatagatttagacagGGATCTAGAGCCACCATGTAGTCAAACTTTCTCATTTTGTAGAAAGGGAAACCAAAACCCAGAACAAGGAGGTCACTTattcaaaattacaaagaaaatgtttGAGAAGCTTGAATATGGATATTCTGGACTTTCCACCAGGCCAGGATATAGAGGATATAGAGAGGTTCActgttctgaaaacctactcccaagagaaatgggttaaataggtaACAGTTCTTATCTGTCATGAAGGATACAGCACCCTCCATAATCTATAAAGGAATAAGGGTATAGAGATGGGTGGACTGGGAAGCAAAGGGtgtgggaagaagacaagggagggtcCGTGggtgggggaggttaagtaatagcaagacaagtgTGAGATACCAGGCAGATGTAAGTCACAGGACACAAGGGCAGGTCCttgagagtcagacatgacagcaGCCAATGTTGGGGGAAACTATATAGCTGATGgaagccaggtggtgcagtgtatagagcactggacttggaatgaCGAAGACTCATCTCCAAGGATTGAATTCTGGCCTCACTCACTAGTCTGTGAGTCCctgtacaaatcatttaaccaagattgcctcagtttcctcatctataaaatgagctggaaaaggaagtggtaaacctagtatctttgccaggaataCCTCCAATATGGAGTCTTGAGGGGTCAGATATGTTTGAAACAACAGAACAATAACAATGTAGTTGATGCTGACCTGGCCCAAGGCTCTGGAATATTCTTGGGCCCACTCACCTTTTGTGCCTCGCAAAGCCTCAATGAGGAAGCCAGCCTCTTCTTGGATGCGCTCCTCAATGCCCCTCTTGCCCATGCCAAAGTCCCTGAGGGTGGTGATGGAGAATCGCCGGAGCTGCCGGGCCCTCTCTCCATCACTGAAGACCACACCTGATCATTggcaagaagaaaggaaggaactcAGGGAAAACTGGGTTTTCTGCAGGACCACAGGTATGGAATCAGAAATGTATGTCCAGAgacaaggggagagagagaagatgagaaaaggtatagagacagagaggaacaaagagagagagaggaagagaagtcaGGGCATAAGGGGAATGATgtagggagaaagaaatggaaggataggggaggggaggagatagGGTTAGGGttacagagagatggagagaaagaaagatagaagaggggggaagccacaataaaagactgcaggtcctggaatcaaatctaccaaaaatcaaaagaactaggcctgtggccaaaaatatatccagcaaaattatctatagtattgaatgagaaaaaatggacattcaacaaacttgcagattttcaggacttccCATCATCCACATCTGAAGTTTATTGAAAATTTAatgagtcaatatcaaagatcaatttcaaagcactcaatatggacaaattgtttatgttttttacatgggaaatgaataccatatgtttaagatagACAGCAAcagggcagctcaaaagaaatattgagatacagtgaaggtaaaaataataattatgttatacaaatgaggtgcagaggaagaatagacacaaatGCATTACAGGGGGACGCAGGGCTCATTGTTCTGAAAATCTGCTCCCAAtagaaatgggttaaataggtaatactacatatatatcatgaaggatatagcaccattcataattcataaaaaaataaggGGGTAGGGATGGGTAGACTGGGAAGCAAAGAGTATGGgaagtaatagcaagacaaatTAGGAGCAGAGTCAGCAGTGATAGGAAAGATATATACTTagggaaatgtgtgtgtgtagatatatgtatatatctacatgtgtGTGGTAGTGGGggagatgaaagggggaaaaagcataaagtaaaaaacataagcagcagagaacaaaaaagcaatttataagaaagtaaatttaaaaatggacacttatgaatataatttcttctactaatacacacacaaatatacatgcactttcttgatctggtaatttgtggtttacattttgaattttctctgatgttctgttgggcacaagataatgttctcttttttttctcacgGTGTTTTgtagtccttttccatttttcttttttcttaatctttttcaaataaaataaattaaaaaaataaagagtgggaagagacagagaagagatagagacatGGATAAAGAAGTGGGAAGACAGAAAGATGAGAACATAAAGAAACATCAAGAAATTGAgaggagacacaaagagagatacGGAAGAACTGggcaaataaagagaaaaagacacatGGAGAGATAGACAAATATGGAGAAaatgacagagagatagagaaggctGAGATATGTGGAAACacaatgaaaggaagagaaatgagaattgatAGGGAGATAGAAAGATAACTAAGGAGATATGTGGAAGAACTGAGGAGATAGGgagggaaacagaaaaacaggCAAGTGAAGCCATCTGGAGAAGTGGTTagacaaggagagaaagagagaaatggagagatagagaagcaaagagagaaaaatggggaGTTGCGCGAGAGCAATGGGGAGCCAAGGGGAAATGGTGAAACAGAGATAAAAGGtggagaaaagtgaaaaaggaaaaagaagtgtgGAGAGGAAACAGAAGACAGATGGAAAAAATATGGTAAGAAAAAAGGACAATAAAAGACAAAGGTATGGAGAGATAGTGAAAGactaagaaagatgaagaaataaagtagtagagaaagataaaaaaccaGGGAGAAAGattgggagagagaaggagaaaaataaagaagaacagaTATTTGAAGGGGGCATTCAGGGCCAGGGTCAAAGATGTCAGTTCAGGGAGGAACATTGGCAGGCAGCCTAAACAAGGTGACTTTGACCTGGGGAGAAGGGTGTGTATGTATGGGAGATGTCCTCCCCAACTACTCACCGAATCCCTTAAAGAGCCAGTTGAAGGTGGCCTGCTCCCCCCGACCAGAGAACTCCTCTGCTTGATCGACCAGGGCCTCCTTCACGGCCTCATACCCCGTCAGGACCACAACGGTCCTATGTCCCAGATGCACTGTAAACACGGGTCCATATTTTTGCCCAATCTGGGAAGGTATGAAGAAGTAGAATAACCAGTGTTTTGCCTCTGAGCCCCATGATCTCCTCCTAAAAGGTaacatcttttcccctaaaagataACATCTCCATCATCTCTCACAAgccttcaaaaatatttctaagtgTTACATAGGCTTCAGTAATAAAGCACAAAGATTTCAGCACCCAAAGAACAAGGTCAGGATAGGACTGTGAATCCTTGGTATAAacagtttgtttattttaaaatatttgtgtgCTGTGTAAGATACATAGAGTATGTATCTACATATCCATTTTTTGAGAGGTGGCATATTGTACAGGACAAGGAGTCCTAGTCTAGGAGTTGGGAGACCTAGGTTCTAATCCttcctcagacaattactaggtTTTGGGTGACTTcatccctgcctcagtttcttcatctgtaaaaatgagaaatatggcCTCAATGGCCTGTCAGGTTCTTTTTAATTCTACATCTAGAAACCCATCATCCTGAGTTGAAGAAGGTAATAACAAAATTGctgttttcccttctgtaaatctttttttcttctgtgaaaagtaaaataagaagCACTTATGAGACAACTActtgtgtgccaagcactgtgctaagactggaaagaaagaaaggcaaagaaagtcTGTGCCCTCCAAAAGCTCACAAGCTAATGGGACTTATCTATTCCAGGCCCCTCAGCTCCACTGAGCTTCCCTAAACAATTCTGCAGTCCCAAGAAACTAATGAACCCATGTCCAGGGCAGAGAGCACATCTGAGGCTGCACTTCTAGTGCCCAGTTTCTGCCAAGAGATCTGTCTAGCCTCTCATCTCTCCATCTCCCAATCTCCTTGGGTCCCCTCTCTCAGGTTCCCGGACTCATGTTCCCACTCTCCTGGCCTTTTCTCCGCCATTTTTCTGAATCCCTCTCTTACAACCCAGCTGTGCCCAAAAGAGTCTCTGCTTTTCTTTGAGCCTCTTTCCCATAAGGTCATAAAACTTAGACTTTAGAGACCATCGAACCCAACTCGGCCATGTTgcaaagagggaaactgaggactagagAGAGGAAAGGACTTTTCATTCAGTAGTGAGAAGCAGATTTTTTCTGTgtccatttctctgtcttcctccatATCTCCTTCTCTCTGACCCTCCCAGAGTCAGCCACCCTGTAACTTGCTTATAAACATGAGAGAgatatctctgtctgtctgtatctttgTTGCTTGTCTTTGTTTCACTCTacatctctgaatctctctctctctctccctctctgtctctgtctttctgtctctctgtgtctctctctgtctctctgtgtctctccctctctgtctctctctctccctctctgtctctgtctctctctgtctctctgtctctctatgtctctctctctctctctctctctctctctctctctctctctctctctctctctctctctctttttctctctctctctttctctctgtttctcttatatgttttcatctctgtctctgctttttcttttctgctaGTTTTGTCTCTGCTACTGCCCTTTTGGCTGTCTTTTTTTCTGACTGactgtttctctctctgcttctgtgtATCTTTCTTTGGGTGTTTCCATGTACTCTCTGGTTCTGTAACTGTTACTTTCCCTGTGGCTCTTCCTGTTACTGTAACTTCATTGATTTAATTTTGAGTGTCTTTGTCTCTAGGTCTTTCTTTGTGCCTCTCTCTGGGTCTGTCTCAAtctctttctttgcctcagtttctccatattgTCCCCTCTTGTCCCCAGTCCCCAGCCTCAGTACCTTCATGAGAGAGTCATACATCTTTTCCGTGTTCAACTGCAGGTAGTTGCCAATGAAAGGTAGGGGGGTGGGTCCAGGAGGAAGGCTGCTGCGgacctttctctgtctccatacaGAAAGCACCACCAAGGCTGAGAGGCAAAACAACAGGGCCCCCAGGAGCAGCCCAGAGGCCAGCATGGTGGAAGTGGCAGAAGCCTCACTGTCTGGTCAGGATAGGTGCTAAGCTAGGACTGGGATCCAGATAGGCTTGTCCCTGCCTATTATCCTTGGGCCTGGGGGTGGAGCTTATTACCTGGCACTGACCCAGTTCTTTTATGCAACATTCTGGATCTGAACCCAAAGTGAAAGCCAAGAATAGATCACTTACTTTCCAGGACCTTACAAATCCTTCTGTCCCTGTGGGCCATCCATTTCTCCTTTGTGTGAGGAGAGAACTGTATTATCAGATGAACCCTAAGAACCCCTTCAGTGGGATATTCTCTGCACCTGTGGAGCATGGGATTCTGTACCTCTTCTCTTGTTAGTCAAGTGTTTCTTTAAACACAGTGTTCACAATAAACCAAGAACTGACCCACACATGAGATAAACAACTTTCTAACCCAATCCCCCCATATGTGAACCATTTATTGTCTGATCTAATTAGGGACTTTTAGAGGGGGCAATTATTAGACCTTAATATTTTGGGTTCCTCTGATCTGGAAGAGTTATGACCTGGAGGGGGAGGAGAATGAGAGCCATTAGGACCTGGGTCAACCCAGGCAAAAATAATTGCCAAACCCAATCAGTTTCCAACTCTTGCCTAACCCACCCCTCCCTGCAATTCCCTAAAAAACATAACAATCCATCTATTTTTGTTTACCAGCTGTGCCTCTGTTCTCTTTCCCCTCCAGGTCTTAACTCTCTAGGGTCACAGCTTAGCAGAACTCATGCTTGGAGAGAAACCTGGGGAATCAGAACAATcttctctaaatctatttttgGTAATGGTGGATGTGGGGAGGAAGATACTGGAATGAACTCTAAGGGATTCCAAAAACCATGATTAGATTTTTGGTTTGAGTGTTTTTTTTATCTCAAAAATCAGTCATTACTACAAATTAAAGCTGAAATTCTTTTGTCTATAATCtggacttaaatttttttttaataatgtaaataaacTTAAAAGCATGTGTGCACAAACAGCCTTGCTATGTCCTTCCCCCTTAAATGTTTACCAGTTCACTCTTGTATTGGTTTGTTGTTGGTTGTGGTTGAttagtttgttgttgttctttattcttgaagacTAAAATGATATTACTTTATTGGGATCAAGCTATGTTACAATATACCTGACATTGGCGAtttgtgcaatcatgcaaaatacatttctatattagtgaTGTTGGGAATGAAGACGCAGacctaaagggaaaaaattaaaaataatatgaaaatagtatgattcagatgccatcagttctttctctggaaatggatagattttttcattatgagtccttggGAACTGTTTTGAATTATATTGCTaaaaatagccaagtcattcacagatAATCATTAcacaatattgctcttactatgtacattgctctcctggttctgctcatttcactttgtaccaATTTATTTGTATAACTGAATGTGTATGTTACTCCTACTTTGAACAAGTTCTCCTGAGAGTAAAGTTTAAGTACTCCCAACCAATTCCCCCATCATCCCATTCATTGTAAAAGCTCTTTCATGTCCCTTTTGTATGAGATAACTTACTTCATTATGATGAGGGAAGATcccaaaactctctaaaactccttgaaggacagaTTGTCCTTGAATCCTGATCTCTGTAAAAGACCACCccctcccaggaaaacaagacaaacagcttcattctgttatcctgagaGATGAGCCCCACCCCTGTTGATACCTCTCAGTACTGATTAAGCTTCCCATTGAATTAAAGATCAAACCTAGAGATACTaatttctattcaaattccagctcaagctgaacccagcccccatcaagagcaaaccccagcttctagccaaggcttttattataaaaagagctaaTTTTAaactcagtccttgcagaggacatAACATGTCATGCCAAGggaactctctctctttctggcaTAGCAGCAACTTCTGCTCTCTGAAATGACATTCTCTTTCagcgttaccctctctttatctgtctcaaCTATTTccttaacaagactttatacTTCTCTTTTAGGATATGTCTACTAGGAactttttacttttctgtcacactttgccactaaggaattcagtctttctcttCATGCATAGCAAAAGCTGATTTCCCAATGCCTGTAAGGGTCCATTAGAGAGGTCAGGCAAGCACAGTTGGGATGTAAAGCAGGCCAATGGCCTGGAGGCCCCCAGACGTGATCAGTAGGGAGGGGAACCTATCTCTAACACAGATTGGCTTGTGCCTTTGACCTCATGGACCTGATATAAGCTCAGAGGAGGTAGGACTTGACCTCTTTCCCACCTTTTTCATGTGGAGCTTGGCCTTGAGGAGAGATACTAAGGGAGTGCAAGAGATCAGAGGGTGAGGTGTAAACTAGTGAATAAAGTCTAAGGTTGTCTGCTAAAACTCTCAAGTGCTCTGTTATGCTCAACTTGCATCCATGTGAGAAAGCAGCCAGAGGATTTCTGAAGCCCTCAGGAAGAGATAAgattgatattaatatttatcAGAAATTTCTCTGATAGTCCTGGGAATTAGGATCAGTTAGCAATAGCTAAATATGATAATAGCATTTAGCATATGGCGCCTAGACGTGAAAACTTCACAATAAATCTCTAGGCcttgaaatattaattattaattattttaaaaattaatatttgagaAGGCATAACAGTTCCTTGTccagaagagaaagtaaagatATATTATGCATCAAACTGTGACCAAACCCAAGAGTAAAGTTGTAAATACAGAGCAAACTTATGAGTTGGAAACTAGAAAAGGTGATTCTTTAACAAAAAACACACccgaagaaaagaaaaagcaggagTGCTCCCCAATGTCAAAGAGCATTTATCCCTCATTAGAAGGCTTACCAGGACA from Sminthopsis crassicaudata isolate SCR6 chromosome 3, ASM4859323v1, whole genome shotgun sequence includes these protein-coding regions:
- the LOC141564413 gene encoding cytochrome P450 2A13-like isoform X1; protein product: MLASGLLLGALLFCLSALVVLSVWRQRKVRSSLPPGPTPLPFIGNYLQLNTEKMYDSLMKIGQKYGPVFTVHLGHRTVVVLTGYEAVKEALVDQAEEFSGRGEQATFNWLFKGFGVVFSDGERARQLRRFSITTLRDFGMGKRGIEERIQEEAGFLIEALRGTKGEAIDPTFFLSRTVSNVISSIVFGDRFEYEDKQFLSLLRMMLGSFQFTATSMGQLYEMFYGVMKHLPGPQQQAFKDLKGLEDFITEKVRQNQATLDPNAPRNFIDSFLIKMQEEKKNPNTEFFMRNLTMTTLNLFFAGTETVSTTLRYGFLLLMKHPEVEAKIHEEIDRVIGRNRSPKFEDKAKMPYTEAVIHEIQRFGDMIPMGLARRVTKDTKFRGYFLPKGTEVYPMLGSVLKDRNFFAYPEAFNPQHFLDEKGQFKKSDAFVPFSIGEQEVLFLSFLGTPLLSLVPTIFPTLTTSDSHSSGKRYCFGEGLARMELFLFLTTILQNFRFQSPIPKEAIDISPKVVGFATIPRTYTISFLPRE
- the LOC141564413 gene encoding cytochrome P450 2A13-like isoform X2, translated to MLASGLLLGALLFCLSALVVLSVWRQRKVRSSLPPGPTPLPFIGNYLQLNTEKMYDSLMKIGQKYGPVFTVHLGHRTVVVLTGYEAVKEALVDQAEEFSGRGEQATFNWLFKGFGVVFSDGERARQLRRFSITTLRDFGMGKRGIEERIQEEAGFLIEALRGTKGEAIDPTFFLSRTVSNVISSIVFGDRFEYEDKQFLSLLRMMLGSFQFTATSMGQLYEMFYGVMKHLPGPQQQAFKDLKGLEDFITEKVRQNQATLDPNAPRNFIDSFLIKMQEEKKNPNTEFFMRNLTMTTLNLFFAGTETVSTTLRYGFLLLMKHPEVEAKIHEEIDRVIGRNRSPKFEDKAKMPYTEAVIHEIQRFGDMIPMGLARRVTKDTKFRGYFLPKGTEVYPMLGSVLKDRNFFAYPEAFNPQHFLDEKGQFKKSDAFVPFSIGKRYCFGEGLARMELFLFLTTILQNFRFQSPIPKEAIDISPKVVGFATIPRTYTISFLPRE